TTTTCTAAACTTAGCTTTTTTCGTTGAACTATCTTCCTCTAAAATATTTTGGTCATCCTCTAATacatgcaaatttaaattttcagagAGAGTTTTCTCCATTTTTCAGTTGGCTTTTCTATGATTCAACTTGAATCTTTTTATAATCAagcattatttttattattgtaaattaatttaataaaatttggagATACCTCATATGATAATACATATAAAGACCTAATTTATCTAGGTTTTATTATCCATTCATGAAATAATATTCTTAGTAAATAAAATTTGTGTTCATAGACGTTGTTTGTAGAAATCCTAATAGAAGAAGTCTAAAGTTGGACATTAATTTTCATCATACCATGGTTTAGATTAGGTTGATACTACAATAACATTACCTAAATAATTAATACTTATTGCCATGCAAATATTAAACTACtcaacataaaaacaaaatccatctatttataaaaattgaagaaGCTGACTTAGCATGACTATGAGAATGAGCACGCCattctattaattaattagctaaataACAAGTAATGAATATATGAATATTCACTGCCTAATCCAAACAAATACAACCAATTTAAGTATATAAGAAATAGGATGTGCATTAGTCGGTTCGATAACCCCACACACACCGAACTAAATTGATTAtaactgaatttttattttttttaactaaaacgtaactaaatatatatatatatatatatatatatatatatatatatatatatatatatatatatatatatatatatatatataaatcaaattataGTCAAAGCGAACTAATTATTGAATTCAtcaattattttagttaattaaataatcaaattttattatattaattatttgaaaattaatttgacaTTTACTTTCcaaaatatacaaatttagaaaataaacgACACCTAAATCATAATAATTACTATAAGAAAATGAATTAGAATTCcctcaaatttattttgaatttgagggGATTATGTTTATAATCCATACCGTCCATTTTGTAATGAATAATATGgatcaaaaaagtataattaatcaaattaatttacatcGTTCATTATACAATGAACGATGTAGATTGTGAACATGACccttcaaatttatttaaatttgagtgAATCCTAATCCTAATGCTCCATTCGTCAAATTGTAGAAGttacactttttattttatgacatttcattataaaaaatttatctttatttttgcaGTAATTTTATgttaaactttttttctttatttaatttaaaaatatattctaatGTAGAAAAACTCCTCTACTTTAATAAaggtaaaatataaaaaatattatagtaagtgtatttttaattttttatgtggaattaaaattaaactaaatcaaattaaatttcaatttcgaCTCAGTTTGGTCGGTTAATTCAGTTAAACCGAATACTATTCACCCCTAAGCATACGTATTAATCACAGTATAATGGCTGACCAATGAACAGAGAATGCTTACACAATTTAATGAAAAAAGTATtagaattaaatgaaaaattaattacacTATTAAAAAAAAGCAACCAATaggaagaagagagagaacAATAAAACCCTATCTAAAATCCATATATAAAAGTGTAAGAAtgaaagagaaaggaaaaaaatcaatattttattaaagaaaGTGAGTGCTTTGCTTTGCTTTTATGTGAGgagaaaaactaaaaatatttaaataaaatattaataattgtttaaatacatttaaagaAAGCAAAAATGgtggaagaagaagaattgcAGGTTAAAGAAAATATAGATATGCGTGCAAACTCCATAACAAGAGGAACCTTCTCTCTACTTCTTCTTTTAATTCTCATTTTgcactctttaatttaaaatctttctaaattttttcacttttcatttcttttcttacaaattagtcctcaATTGATGATTTTGATATGCTTCGGATGTATTTTTGATGAATCTGGTATAggttaattaagttttttttctttaattgttattattaggaaagaaaaaaaagtttaatttgttGTTGTTGATGAAAAAAACTGCTTGTAATAGATTTTGGTATGTAAATAAATACTATAAAGATTGAATCTTggagaaattttttatttcccTTGTTCAAACCCACAAAATTTAAGGAAAAAAGATCATATCTTTTTGGTTTTTTTAACATCACCCACCATTTTTATTGTGGGTTTTAAATTTAGAGtattaatttttgttgttgagTTTGTTCTGTTAGTGGTgggttgtgattttttttgggGGGGTTTTTAACATTCTATGGGAATACCTGATACTTCACTAATAGATCTATTACTAAAGGTTAGGTCTTGGATAACTTGGGGGGCAAGTGATCATCTATCAAGTTCTTTAGCTTGTTGTGAATTTAATCAGATGTCCAAAATGTGTTGTGAGTGTTATACAAATTTTAGTGTTGGGTTATATAATGGATACACTTGCCTAAGCTGTGGTAGATGGCTGTGTGTTAAGTGTGTtgttgttgaggaggatgaaTCCCAAGTTGAAGTTAGAAGTAAGGGTGATTATTGTGGGGAGAGTATTAAGTCCTGTAAGATTTGTAACGGTTTCCGGGTGCGGGGTGGGGATGGTGGGGGGAAGAATAGTGAGAAGGTGCATCCTTCTGTTGAGTCTCCTAGAGAGAGCCCTGAGCCTCCATCACCTTGTTTTAGTGGCGAGTCGATTCAGAGTGATCGTTGGGATTTCGGGTATTCTCCTGTTGCGGTAAGTAGCAGGAGTAGAACCTCGTTTAGTGCTCACCCGTCTCTGCTCTCTGTTGGTGGCTCTCCAAGCAGGTAAACTTTTGTTGCTTGAATTTTATTATTGACTTGAGAGTTTAGATTGAGAGTATCCGTGACTAATTTGTTATTGGTTGTTTAGTGATCATTGTATATCCCTTTCAAACATCTTGTATCTTCTATTGAAGTTTTGATGGATTTTGATTAATTTCTTATGTTAACTAATGTAGGAGTGATGAAGAAGATGCAGATGATTCCGCAAATCATTTTTACAGCCCATCTAGTGAATACTTTCATGATGTTTCAGATATAGATACAAGTAGTGTTAGTGCTAGTACTAGACTTGAGTTTTACAGCTGTAAGTCAGTCGGATCAAGTCCTGTAGACAGCCCTTCTAGGATAGATTTTACTTCCTATAGAGTTGCACATTCTGTACAGCAGGGACAAGAGGGAAGCCCTTTGTCTCAACATAACGGTCCCTTTGATCAAGAAACGCAGGCCATTTTAAAAAGGCCAGACAAAGGGATTGAGGATCTCGAAAATCCTGATAATTACTCGGACGACGTGTCATTGTTGCAGAACCAATATGACAAGTCCCACAAGCCATTAGATTTTGAAAGTAATGGTTGTATCTGGTTTCCTCCACCTCCTGAGGATGAAAATGATGAGGTGGAGAATAGTTTCTTTACATATGATGACGACGATGATGATATTGGGGACTCTGGTGCATTGTTCTCATCTACTAGTAGCCTCTCTGGTATGTTTCCATCAAAGGAGAAACAAAATGAGGATAACAAGGAGCCTTTCAAAGCTGTGATACATGGCCATTTTAGGGCTCTTGTATCTCAGCTCTTACAAGGGGAGAGTATCAAAATCTGCAAAGAGGATGGAGGTGAGGACTGGCTTGACATAGTTACAACATTAGCATGGCAAGCTGCAAGTTTTGTGAAACCGGACACTAGTAGAGGAGGCAGTATGGATCCGAGTGATTATGTAAAGGTTAAGTGCATAGCATCGGGAAATCCAAGTGATAGGTATAATTTCGTAACCTCTTGTAGATGCTCCATTTCTTTGCAGTTTTTTCTACAAATATCCATCTAAAATCTAGTGAACTCTTTTTTGCACTTGCAGCACCCTTGTGAAGGGAGTAGCTTGTACGAAAAATATAAAGCACAAGCGCATGACGACACAATACAAAAACCCAAGATTACTCCTTTTAGGAGGAGCACTTGAGTATCAAAGTGTTGTGAATCAGTTGGCATCTTTTAATACATTGGTTCAACAGGTACATTCATCAATGAAAAGTTATGCCTGTTCTTGTGTAGATGCAAGTGTTATTAACATGGGGATCTAAACATTTCTCTTTTGAACAGGAAAATGATCATATCAAGATGATTATGTTGAAGATAGAGGCTCTTCGCCCAAATGTTGTGCTGGTAGAGAAGAGTGTGTCTCCATTTGCCCAAGAATATCTACTGGCAAAGGAAATTTCATTGGTGCTTAATGTGAAAAAGCCATTACTGGAGCGGATAGCTCGCTGCACCGGTGCTGTTATTAGTCCATCCCTGGATAAGATTTCTTCAACACGATTGGGCCACTGTGAATTGTTCCGGGTAGAGAGAGTGTCTGAAGAACATGAGTCTCCCAATCAGTTCAACAAAAAGCCATCTAAAACATTGATGTTCTTTGAAGGATGTCCTAGGCGTTTAGGATGCACGGTAATATAGTCTGTTCTGGATGATTATTATGCTGCTGTTCAACTTGAATTGAAATGGATgatgtttttaaaacataatacaACTTTATTCCTaatattcaatttgatttcGTTGTCCGGTTTTCTGGTTTCAATTTATATACTTCAGCAAAATGTGGAGTGTGAATCCATCAACTttatattagtaatttttataaattctttGTATATGGTTGTAGATGCCATACCATATTTACTCTAAACTTAGCCAAGTAAATGAGATTCAGATAAATAAGGTGATTATCCTCAAGATTGCTGCCCTTGGGTTTGTCAATCTTGAACGGGTTAATAATGCATCGTCTGACTTATGTTTCAGTGTTGCACTCATACTTTCGTCACAGTATGCTAAGGAGCACCATTTTCTCAGAGGATACATGCTAATATGCTATacctaagaagcacggaaacttcgataaCGTATAGCAGTTATCCTGCCGTGCTActactttaataattaaaattcttgTATTTCACTTCATGACTTTGCATTTCAATTCATGAATTATGAATGGTGTCTGTGATTAAGTTGTTGTGGTCTATTTGTAGGTCCTCCTGCAAGGCATATGTCGTGAAGAACTTAAGAAGGTTAAACATGTTGTTCAATATGCAGTTTTTGCAGCCTACCATTTGTCCCTTGAGACTTCCTTCCTTGCCGATGAGGGTGCAAGTCTTCCTAAGATGACACTAAAACACTCGCTCACCATGCCAGAGAGAGCAACTGATAGTGCCATTTCACTTATCCCTCCAACTAATGCCATAACTGATGCCTCTGCCCAAGATGAGGGAACTATGGGTCTTAATTCAGAGCATGCGGGATCCGAAGTGTCTATAAACGTTCCTCCACTTACTGGTACTGTGGATTATAGATTTGAAAATACATGCTCTAATTCATACGGTGATGATTTAGTGTCTAGTGAGGGACTTGACTCGTTTACTATAACTCAATTTGAGGATCAAATTACACCTCCTGGTTTTAAAGACACTTCACAGCATGACTTGCAAGATAGAATTGCTCATGAGGGAAGGCAGTTTAAGGGGACTTATGAATCTTCCAAATCAGAGAGGATTGATGAAAACGAAGTGTTTAGTGAATACTACTCAGCAACTGACACTCACCAGAGCATATTAGTATCTTTTTCAAGCCGCTGTGTACTGAAAGGAACTGTATGTGAGCGTTCTCGGCTCTTGCGCATAAAGTTCTATGGATCTTTTGACAAGCCACTCGGAAGATATCTAAGGGACGACCTATTCGATcaggtgattttatatggattTCGGACTTTACTTATTTATGATTACATGCTATACGTTGAAtgctttttatttatatgtatgtatgtattaATGAGACTTGCTGTTTCCAGACATCTTACTGTAGGTCTTGTAAAGAGTCAGCTGAAGCACATGTATTATGTTACACTCACCAGCAAGGAAACCTTACAATCAATGTTAGATCTCTGTCATCTGTAAAGCTACCTGGAGAAAGAGATGGGAAGATATGGATGTGGCACCGATGCCTGAGGTGTGCTCATATAGATGGAGTCCCACCAGCAACTCACAGAGTGGTTATGTCTGATGCTGCATGGGGACTTTCTTTTGGAAAGTTTTTGGAGCTGAGTTTTTCGAACCATGCAACTGCTAATCGTGTGGCTCCCTGTGGTCATTCATTGCAGAGGGACTGCCTTAGGTTCTATGGGTAAACTCTAGTTTCTGAATTCATTCGATTTTTTTTCCCTGTTGGGTGGTGGTGTTGGTAATCTGTGAAGTCTGTCACCTTGCAGGTTTGGGAGCATGGTTGCATTCTTTCGCTATTCCCCCATCGATATTCTTAATGTTTATTTGCCTCCTTCGATGCTTGAATTTAATGGCCATACTCAGCAAGAGTGGATAAGCAAAGAGGCAGCTGAGGTACTATTGAGAACCTAGCTGTATTTATTGCATTTTGGTAGATTCTTAAGATGATGCAATCTATACGTGTCAAGTTTATTATCTTTTTCCTAACTTTTTCTCTGGTGCAGCTTTTGGGCAATATGGAAGCCTTCTATGCAGAGATATCTGATGTGCTCGACAGCATGGAAGAGAAAAGTAAATCTTTTGGAAAAGAGCTATCAGATTCGAATGAGTTACTGAATCACATCGTGGAGTTGAAAGATCAACTTAGAAAAGAAAGAAACCATTACAGTGTAAGTTTATTCAAAGGATGACTTATTTGATTTGTAAACCTTTCTTGTTAAAGATTTCTTGCATGAATTTATTTTCAAGTACCTATCGTGTACTTGTTCAATATTTAATCtagaaataataaatcaatCTCCAATTGACATTTCTCTTATGCAGAACATGCTGCAAGTGGCCATTGGCGGGCGTTCACAATTTGGTCCGGCAACTTTAGATATTCTAGAACTTAATAGTCTGAGACGTGCTTTGCTAGTTGGTTCACATGTTTGGGATCGCCAACTTTATTCGTTGGAGACTCTACTTAAGACAAATTCTGTTGTCTGGGCTATACATGGGGATGCAAAGATGAAAGAGTTAAAAAGTGACATATCTTACAAGGATTACAAGATTGACAATGGTCACGTAGACAATGCATGTGGCTATTTGAAAACAGATGACACTGTTGAGAATGACATACTGTCAGAGCAGAATAAGTATGGTCCGCCCTTTCAACAATATATTGCTGAAGATTCTCTGACAAGTTCACATTACTATAACAGAGAGGAGGAAGTGTATTCAGATGGGGAAATTAGCACACATAACTCGTGCTTTGATGACTTCCCCTCCAAAGCTTCAAGTCTGTCTGATCATATTGATTCTGCATGGACGGGTACTCAACCCCTGATTAAAACTCAACCTCCATGTGCATCACAGATTGATAAATTCCAAGTTGGGCCTGTTAAGCAGATGAGTTTGTCTGATAATCATCCTCTACAAAGAATTCTGCCACCGGTAAGAGTTCATTCTTTTGACTCTGCATTGAGAGTTCAAGATAGAATTCGGAAAGGACTGCCTCCTTCATTGTTTATGTCAACTCTCAGATCATTTCATGCATCTGGCGAATATAGGAATATGCTAAGAGATCCTGTTTCAAGGACTCACTCTCAAGCATTGCCATTGGAGTcccaaaaattgaatttattgcCCGGTTCTTCATCCTCATTTATCTCCTCGGCGTCTCATATGACTGGAGGAGCCCGGCTGCTGCTTCCTCAAAGGAACCACAATGATATTGCTATTGGTGTGTACGACAATGATCCAGCCAGCATAGTGTCATACGCCCTTAACTCCAAGGAATATGATGATTGGATTACTGACAAGTCAAATGAGAATGAAGGGAGCTGGCCCAGCTGGGGCATGAATGAGCATCGTAAGGAAGAATCTGCAAATTCCACATTGTCAGCCTGGCAGTCGTTTGGTTCCCTGGACTTGGACTACATCCGTTATGGAAGTTATGTGTCTGAAGATCATTCACCATCCATTGGTACATTGTTTAAGGACTCCAAAAAATCGCCTCATGTAACAATATCTTACAGTGATGATTCTACTGTTGCTGGAGGCAAAGTGAAGTTTATAGTCACTTGTTATTTTGCTAAGCAATTTGACTCTTTTAGAAAGAAATGCTGCCCTAATGAAGTGGATTTTGTACGTTCCTTGAGTCGCTGTCAGAGATGGAGTGCACAAGGTGGAAAGAGCAATGTATATTTTGCAAAGTCATTAGATGAGAGATTCATCATTAAACAAGTCACTAAGACCGAGTTGGACTCTTTTGAGGAATTTGCATCAGAATACTTCAATTATATGACAGATTCTCTTAGCTCAGGAAGTCCAACATGTCTTGCCAAAGTTCTTGGTATTTATCAGGTAGGCTTTGTTTTGCAGTTTTGTTCTCATGCAATATTTGGCGACTAGCTTTGGCTACCATGTGTtaaatccttttatttttgtatatcTTTTCAATGGCAGGTTACTGTAAAACACTTGAAAGGTGGTAAGGAAGTGAAAATGGATATTATGGTGATGGAAAATCTCTTTTATAAGAGAAGTATTTCAAAGGTCTATGATCTCAAAGGTTCTGTCCGATCCCGGTACAATCCTGATACCACTGGGGCAAACAAAGTATTGTTAGACATGAATCTAGTAGAAGCATTACGTACAGAGCCCATATTTCTTGGAAGCAAGGCAAAAAGAAGACTAGAGAGAGCTATATGGAATGATACTAATTTCTTGGCGGTAAGCTTTACTCGCAATCATCTCGTAATGTCATTTACATTTTCTTTTCTCTGTGTGATATGCTCTGCTTCCAATCATTGGGTAAACCTTAATGTTGTTAACTCTCACATCTGTTGTTTTAGTGAGAATGCTATGTCTCCAACATCatattcaaatttgaaaaatgTAGGTGGTAATTGTTTTCGTTATTTTCAACGTCATCTGTAACTTAACTATTGCTAGTTTTGACCAAGTAATACTCTAGAAATCGTCTTTGTCTATCATTTTAGGGAATGAAGCTTACTCTTTCAGATTTTTGTAACTAATAACTTGAGCTAGAAGTCGTCTGTACTTAATTTCATCAGTTTGGTTCTTTGAGCATTTTTATCATCGTCTTTGTTTCTCACATTATGTGTTTGGTTGTGCAGTCTGTGGATGTGATGGACTACTCTTTGCTGGTCGGGGTGGACAAGGAGCGAAAAGAGCTGGTTTTGGGCATCATCGATTTCATGAGACAGTATACATGGGACAAGCATTTGGAAACTTGGGTTAAGGCGTCCGGTATACTTGGAGGTCCAAAAAATGCTTCTCCAACAATTATTTCTCCGATACAGTACAAGAAACGGTTCAGAAAAGCAATGACTTCATATTTTCTCACTGTTCCTGATCAATGGTCATCATGAACCCAACAATAGTGCATTCTTTTGATACAAACAAGAATTTCTTCATAAATAAGTCTGATTGTGTTTATAGGATATGGATAAGTGGGGAagaaactgtgaatccttcccgACGGAAAGTCCGCCTTCTCTTTCGGTGAAGCTGTTCGTATACGAGGGAATAGATAAATCCTTGTTGAAATCtttgtacattttttttttatacatgtGCAAGGTTGATTCACCTCAAAGAGAAGGTTGTTTGATAGTGTAACTTACTGATTATGATGTACTTAATTACTTTATTATGGATAAAGAAATTGTGcaggagaagaaaaagaaaacttgATTTTGAAGTTATTTGCACATGGAATTGATTTCCCATGTGATTGTGTTAGGTTCATGTACATTTTCAAAGTTGTTTGTGTGTGCATATATCCAAAGTTGTTCCTTTACATGTTAAAAAGTTGCATCTAAGAAGAAAAGtctaatgaataaaaaaattaaacatcttttatttttactgTTTGCAAATCTAATTTAAAAGCTAATGTactaaatttttagtttaattataagAATTATTTTACCATTATaagtgtaaaaaataattatataatttgtattaaattactattattattattaaaattataaacattaagtttctttatttttttgagcaattagACAAGAAAAGACGATAAACTTTATATTTGGTGGAAAGAAAGATGGATAgataatgatgaaaaaaactaaGTAACCATAATACAAAAGGTTACTACAAAAAGTGAAATAACTCTCTAACTCTTTATGTACAAAACATGAAACCAGAAAGCATTTTcatttctatatatttttgtaataattaagAAGCCGCAGCTATTCGCATCTCTGCCTCGCCTACTCCCAGGAAACTCACTCGACGTTTCtgcaaatataaacaaatacatATTATAAgcaggggtgagcaaaaaccgaaccaaaccggaAAACCTAGTTAAACCGAGCCGAAAAATAAGTGGTTAATTGCAATTActttattaatgaaaataacTTCAAACTTTATAATGTCACTTGGTCTAATTAGTTCTAATCACTTATTTAATTACGTGTAATGAGAAGAAAATATATACGATCGTATATTTGGTTAATTAGTTAAATGATCAATTTCTTGGCATGCACGTGAAGGAGCTGCTTTTAGGGATGCTATGCCTTCAAAATTGACCATGTGAGTAAAGCCATGGATGGCGGTAAACGAGATCAAAATGTTGACCCTTTACTATAGTCTATCCAACTTTCATTTAAGTTAAAACTTAGTTAGAAGTcctaaaacaaaatttataatttgactTTTAACTTTATAAACTTGAATAATGCTTGCATAAGTCTACCAACCATGCACGTCATGATAGTTTAATTTTGTCAATGAAATTTATATAAGATTTTTTCATACAGTCTGGTGGCAATATATATACTGGGGTGTAATCTAGCGAACTGAGTCCGAATTGCTAAATTTGAGCTTGAATTTGAGTGTATTATACAAGTTTAATATTCGAATGAGCTTAAATTTTTAAGAATAGATTTGAACGACATCCGAACTACTCAATTGAATTTGAACGCGACCcgactttaataaaaaaataaaagtaattatatttataaatttaatttgttttcacTATAAGatgaaattcaaataattaatttgatacaCAATTAAGTTTAGAGGTAtaaataatcaatatatatcataaaaaattgttattttaaaataagagaCTTATTAAGATTTGTAAAGCTTATAAATCTCTTTAATTAATACTCAAGTTAGATCCGAGACTGAACTTGAATAGTTCGAATTTAgaattggtttaattttttttttcgaattttaaataatttgtgaATGGTTCGactcacaaaagtcctgacattttaattttgtcgattttggccaaaaattgattatttaattttacaaaagtcctaacctttcgatatatgtgcatgccacataggcaaattgaaatcaaattgagagttggccataattgaaattaattgtcattgcTAGCTAAGATAGACTAGTATTGGTCTCCAAAATGGCCCCATATTCATGAGAGATTATGGACAAACCACATGCATACTCTTCCTACTGTTATTCTCCACTTctggaaattaattattcttgaatttttattttaattaattatttttatttataatatatttataatattttctagTGTTCTTAATTTATCTTCAATACTATTTCCGAGATGTCATTAATATATCACAACCTTTCATGTTTTTTCGATTTAAACACAATCTTTAAAACGTCTCACCTAATATCTCAACATTTCTGTATGTAACaatatataacataaatatttaaaataacgtTGTTTTGGTCATTCACACGGCAAATCAGGCTATATAATGAAAAGTTtagaaaagttgaaatgttagaCGGACATTTTGtacattgtgcttaaatcgaGAAAAAAATACGAAAGATTGTGATATATGGTGATATTAACCTTAAAATATataagagtaaaaaaaattccaatgggataaaaatgaataaagaattatattttatttattaaagtaaattaatatATAGATAGAATATTGTGAAATAgaatgagacttgagacaatATCTATTATCACTAAACATTTATCttcacatttttttttcaaagtagCTAATTCACTAACTGTAAATCATCTCAAAATTTATCAATAAGACAAATAGCAACCCTACGTTAATACACTATAGTTGATATTTTATACTCTCTaagctattttttaaaaaaaaatatgtacttATTCTAAGCagcaaattaattaaaataggcGGAGTATATTAGAACTagatatttatcaattttattttgcacttaaaagtttaaaatgcaATCCTCGCGGCACAGACCATTTATTGTCAACCCTACTAATCATTTTTTATGCAACCCAAAACTCATTAaactcatttaaaaaaataattaaaattatttaatcaattgCAAACCCACTAAATATGGCATTAGAACTGGAAAATTGTCGAGAAATTTAATTAAGTTGTAGTAGTAATAGTAATAGATTTTTACCTCACGTGCCTTGACGCCTGTAGTAATCGTCTGATGATAATTATTACTACCACTCTTCCATTTATTTTCCGCTACAACTTCattattcataattaatttcccatTATTTGCATTATTTTTCGCCATGCAAAGATCCATAATCCTCGCCGCTATTTCACCGTCGTCTTTGCTTTCTTTCACCAACCTCTCAACTTCCGCCTTCGGTAACCTCATTTTCACTCTCGTCGCACCATTTTTCTCCGCCTCATCATTCTCCTCCGCCGGCACAATGCTCGAAGAAGACGGGCAACATTTTTTCATTATACTCAGATCAGACACTGATCGTCGAGCCAGCATTAGGTTCTCGAGCCGATCTTTAGCGCTCATGTTTATCCCCGACTGAACCCTCCTCGGAACTTTCTCGGTCGGCGGCTTTGGCAATTCTACGAGAAAATATAGCCGTTTTGCTGCCAATTCTTGATGTTGCTCTAACGGTTTTGCCCTAGTTCCGTAATGCTTAACCGCTTCGGAATCTAACAGAACATGGCCGGGATAATTTTTAACGACTTCTCCGGCATTCACCGGTGTCTTTAACTTTAGGGTTTCGCCAGTTATTTTCATGATCTTGACGGTTTTTTTGGCTCCTAAAGTGTTTCCCATTTGagttttgtacttttttttttcttttagggTTTGGTGGATATGCAAGATAAAATCTAAAGTAGCTAGAAATGAGGTATATATAATCTATAGTATatataataagataaaattaattaatagtttAATGGCTAATGGGAAAAGAAAAAAGGGATGGTGAAGGATAAGGACATGAAATGGTAGTTAAGTTGTTAATTATTAGTCAATAAAGAAGGCAAGTGTTATTTGAATTTTGAGAAATTGGAGAATATTTGACGAAATGAATAACTAATCACATATTCGGTATCAAAATTTAGCTCATCGAGGCTTTCTTTTTGTATTGTTAATTACTTGTTGAGTTTGATTAATCAAAATTTCGTGATATATAGATTGAAAAAGTATatgatataattacaaattGTTAATGTTGTTTTGATATTAAAGAAAGAATTAAAAGATGAAT
This window of the Mercurialis annua linkage group LG5, ddMerAnnu1.2, whole genome shotgun sequence genome carries:
- the LOC126683266 gene encoding putative 1-phosphatidylinositol-3-phosphate 5-kinase FAB1C; translated protein: MGIPDTSLIDLLLKVRSWITWGASDHLSSSLACCEFNQMSKMCCECYTNFSVGLYNGYTCLSCGRWLCVKCVVVEEDESQVEVRSKGDYCGESIKSCKICNGFRVRGGDGGGKNSEKVHPSVESPRESPEPPSPCFSGESIQSDRWDFGYSPVAVSSRSRTSFSAHPSLLSVGGSPSRSDEEDADDSANHFYSPSSEYFHDVSDIDTSSVSASTRLEFYSCKSVGSSPVDSPSRIDFTSYRVAHSVQQGQEGSPLSQHNGPFDQETQAILKRPDKGIEDLENPDNYSDDVSLLQNQYDKSHKPLDFESNGCIWFPPPPEDENDEVENSFFTYDDDDDDIGDSGALFSSTSSLSGMFPSKEKQNEDNKEPFKAVIHGHFRALVSQLLQGESIKICKEDGGEDWLDIVTTLAWQAASFVKPDTSRGGSMDPSDYVKVKCIASGNPSDSTLVKGVACTKNIKHKRMTTQYKNPRLLLLGGALEYQSVVNQLASFNTLVQQENDHIKMIMLKIEALRPNVVLVEKSVSPFAQEYLLAKEISLVLNVKKPLLERIARCTGAVISPSLDKISSTRLGHCELFRVERVSEEHESPNQFNKKPSKTLMFFEGCPRRLGCTVLLQGICREELKKVKHVVQYAVFAAYHLSLETSFLADEGASLPKMTLKHSLTMPERATDSAISLIPPTNAITDASAQDEGTMGLNSEHAGSEVSINVPPLTGTVDYRFENTCSNSYGDDLVSSEGLDSFTITQFEDQITPPGFKDTSQHDLQDRIAHEGRQFKGTYESSKSERIDENEVFSEYYSATDTHQSILVSFSSRCVLKGTVCERSRLLRIKFYGSFDKPLGRYLRDDLFDQTSYCRSCKESAEAHVLCYTHQQGNLTINVRSLSSVKLPGERDGKIWMWHRCLRCAHIDGVPPATHRVVMSDAAWGLSFGKFLELSFSNHATANRVAPCGHSLQRDCLRFYGFGSMVAFFRYSPIDILNVYLPPSMLEFNGHTQQEWISKEAAELLGNMEAFYAEISDVLDSMEEKSKSFGKELSDSNELLNHIVELKDQLRKERNHYSNMLQVAIGGRSQFGPATLDILELNSLRRALLVGSHVWDRQLYSLETLLKTNSVVWAIHGDAKMKELKSDISYKDYKIDNGHVDNACGYLKTDDTVENDILSEQNKYGPPFQQYIAEDSLTSSHYYNREEEVYSDGEISTHNSCFDDFPSKASSLSDHIDSAWTGTQPLIKTQPPCASQIDKFQVGPVKQMSLSDNHPLQRILPPVRVHSFDSALRVQDRIRKGLPPSLFMSTLRSFHASGEYRNMLRDPVSRTHSQALPLESQKLNLLPGSSSSFISSASHMTGGARLLLPQRNHNDIAIGVYDNDPASIVSYALNSKEYDDWITDKSNENEGSWPSWGMNEHRKEESANSTLSAWQSFGSLDLDYIRYGSYVSEDHSPSIGTLFKDSKKSPHVTISYSDDSTVAGGKVKFIVTCYFAKQFDSFRKKCCPNEVDFVRSLSRCQRWSAQGGKSNVYFAKSLDERFIIKQVTKTELDSFEEFASEYFNYMTDSLSSGSPTCLAKVLGIYQVTVKHLKGGKEVKMDIMVMENLFYKRSISKVYDLKGSVRSRYNPDTTGANKVLLDMNLVEALRTEPIFLGSKAKRRLERAIWNDTNFLASVDVMDYSLLVGVDKERKELVLGIIDFMRQYTWDKHLETWVKASGILGGPKNASPTIISPIQYKKRFRKAMTSYFLTVPDQWSS
- the LOC126682280 gene encoding uncharacterized protein At1g66480-like gives rise to the protein MGNTLGAKKTVKIMKITGETLKLKTPVNAGEVVKNYPGHVLLDSEAVKHYGTRAKPLEQHQELAAKRLYFLVELPKPPTEKVPRRVQSGINMSAKDRLENLMLARRSVSDLSIMKKCCPSSSSIVPAEENDEAEKNGATRVKMRLPKAEVERLVKESKDDGEIAARIMDLCMAKNNANNGKLIMNNEVVAENKWKSGSNNYHQTITTGVKAREKRRVSFLGVGEAEMRIAAAS